GGGCATAGATGTGGCCCTTGGCTACCGCTGGTACCTCTGGCCACTGCTGCCAGTCAATGCCGTTGATATTGCCCTCATCCTGGCTGCGTAAAATCACCTCGGGCGTCTTCTGCAATACCGTTTCTATGCTGACCTGAGGGTAGTCGCCCTGGGTGTCCAGAAACACGTTTTCACCATGGCAGGTTTGGATAATCTGCTCAATCCAGCTGCCTTTTCCGACCGTCATCAGAGGTTGTGACCACAGCTGATAAAACAGCCGAACTTTGGGCTTGGCGGCATACTCCTGACGTATAGCACCGAGCCGGGCAAGATAGTCATCGGCTACCTGCTGCGCCTGTGCCTCCCTGCCGGTTAATTTGCCCAGGGCAAGCAGCTCTTGCCCCACTTGCTCCAGGGTCTTGGGATTGCTGTGGAACAGGGTAAAGCCAAACTTCTTCAGCATCTCCAGGTCTTCGGCGCGATTGCCCCCTTCCCAGGTCACTATCAAATCCGGCTTCAGTGCCAACACCTGCTCCATCTGAATACCGTAATAGCCGCCGATGCGGGGAATGGCTTTGGCCGCCTCGGGATAATCGGCATGATCCGTGGTGGCAACAATGGCATCACCGGCGCCAATGGCGTAGAGCATTTCCACCGAATGGGGAGAAAGCGCAATAATGCGCTCGGCGCGCCCCGCTTCAGCCAGGGCAAGCTGAGGAGTCAGTGCCAGCAACACTATAAAATACGACAGGATTTTCAATGGCTTCTCCAATTTTTATCTTCCTTGGGCTTGGCCCAGCACTATAGCCCAAAGCCCACAGGTGGCATAGTCTGCCAAAGGTGGATACCCGAGAAGCAGGGATAATTCCCTTCCCGCCTTGCCCTTTGAGACCGCGATACTTAAAATCTGCCCACCCTCACAGCAGAAGAACACCCTATGACTCATTTGACTCTCACCCGCCCCGATGACTGGCATATTCACCTGCGCGACGGCGAATCGCTCGCCGACACAGTGCGCGACGCCGGCCGTTACATGGGCCGCGCCATTGTGATGCCCAATCTGGTGCCACCTGTGACCAACACAGAGGCTGCGATGGCTTACTACGAGCGTATCAAGGCCCACAGCAGCACCGCCTTCGAACCTTTGATGGTGCTGTACCTCACCGACAAGACCAGCCCGGATGAAATCCGCGCCGCCAAGGCCTCCGGCAAGGTAGTTGCCGCCAAGCTGTATCCTGCCGGTGCCACCACCAACTCAGATTCCGGCGTGACCGACGTCAGGAACATCTATGGCGTGCTCAAGGCCATGGAAGAAGAAGGTTTGCTGCTGCTGGTACACGGTGAAGTCACTGATTCTGCTATCGATATCTTCGACCGTGAGCGTATCTTTATCGAGAATATTCTCTCCAAAGTGGTGGCAGACTTCCCCGGCCTCAAGATAGTGCTGGAGCACATCACCACCAAGGATGCGGTGGATTTCGTGATGTCAGCCGGTGATAACGTCGCCGCCACCATCACAGCTCATCACCTGCTGTACAACCGCAACCATATGCTGGCCGGCGGCATTCGCCCGCACTTCTACTGTCTGCCCATCCTTAAGCGCAACACCCACCAGCAGGCCCTGCTGGCAGCGGCCACCAGTGGCAGCAAGAAGTTTTTCCTTGGCACCGATTCGGCGCCACATGCCAAAGACAAAAAAGAAGCCGCCTGTGGCTGCGCAGGCTCTTACACTGCCCACGCGGCACTGGAACTGTACGCTGAAGCCTTTGAGGCTGAAGGCGCACTGGACAAGCTGGAAGCCTTTGCCAGCTTCAATGGCCCGGACTTCTATGGCCTGCCCCGCAATGCAGACACAGTCACCCTGGTGAAAAGCCCCTGGCAGGTGCCCGAGTCTTATCCCCTCGGCGGCGCCACTGTGGTGCCTATCCGTGCCGGTGAAATCATTGGCTGGAAAGTCGAAGACTGACGGTGCCTCTGTCAGACCCTTGGCAGCCACCAGGCTGTTAATAAAAAGCCGCGATCATGCGGCTTTTTCTATTGTTGAGTTAAGCCGGCTCGCTCAAAAGCGAAGCACCAGTTTTGGCAGAGCGTTCGGCGTTATCGCAAATGCCATGGGTCAGGATTGGATGTAAGACGGCGCTTGGCAAACCAAAAATCAGCGCGGGTTAACAATCCCGTACAAATCCCCGTCAACCCGAGGAAAAGCCGGTCAAAACCACACGGCAGGTCAGCTGCGGTTCAGCTCATTCTGCTACCCTGCCCGGGTGATGGTTGGCAGCGGCAAAATCCTGAAATTTCGCCGACAAAGATGGGGTAAAACATGAGATTGCTGGTAAGTACGATTTTGGCCTTGTGTCTGGTGAGCGCTTGTACCAGTAAGCCCGTACTGGAACTCGACAATCTGCTGGTGCCAGTGAGCCGCTCCGGTGCCACCATGCCGCTGGAGCAGGTCGAGCAAAGCATTCTGACTGCCACCCGCAAACGGGGCTGGGTGTCACGGGTGGTGGAGCCCGGTCTGATTGAAGCCCAGATATCGGTGCGAAGTCACGGCGCCAACGTGCTGATTCCCTTCAGCCAGCAAAGCTATTCCATTCATTACAAAGACAGCGCCAATCTCGACTTTGATGAAGGCAGTATCCACAGAAACTACAACAAGTGGGTCCATAACCTGTCCGGGAGCATACGACTGGAGCTGCAAAGCAACAGTCAGCGCCTCTGAAGGGGATAAATAAAAAAGGAAGCGCTGCGCTTCCTTTTTAATGGATTCTGAACCTGCCACTATTTGGGAGCTGTTTGCTCCTTAGTTGCTGGATCGTCAGACTCATCAGTTGCCTGCACTTCCACCACCACCTTTTGCACCAGTTTCACCCGGCCGCTTTTCACCAGCGCATCCCGCAGCACATATTCAATCTGGGCATTGAGGCTTCGAAGCTCATCGTCCGACCAACGTTGCATGGCTGCCAGTACATCGCTGCTTATCCGCAAGGGGTAGGCTTTCTTACTCATAGGCGCCTCAATACAGGCTGCCGGTATTGACCACAGGCTGAGTACTCTTATCGCCACACAGTACCACCAGCAGATTACTCACCATCACCGCCTTGCGCTCTTCATCCAGCTCCACCACGTTTTGGGCTTTTAACCGCTCCAGTGCCATTTCCACCATGCCCACGGCACCCTCAACGATTTTGGCCCGGGCGGCGATGATGGCGGTGGCCTGCTGACGCTGCAACATGGCACTGGCAATTTCCTGGGCATAGGCCAGGTGGCTTATACGGGCTTCCAGCACTGTGACACCGGCGCGGCCAAGACGCTCCTGGATTTCCTGTTTGAGCTTATCGGCAATCGCCTGGGGATGGCTCCTCAGTGCCACTTCGTTTTCATCCTGGGGATCGTAAGCGTAGCTGCTGGCCATGTTGCGAAGCGCCGCTTCACTTTGAATAGACACATAGCTTTCGTAATCATCCACCTCAAATACCGCCTCGGCACTGTCGGTAACCGACCAGACCACTATCGTGGCGATTTCGATGGGGTTGCCCAGGTTATCGTTCACCTTGATTTTGGCGCTTTCAAAGTTACGGATACGCAGGGATATGGTGCGCTTGGCAAAGAGGGGGATGGTCCAGCGCAGCCCCGTGTTTCTCACCGAGCCCACGTAACTGCCGAACAGTGTCAGCACCTTGGCCTGATTGGGCTGCACCATAAAAAAGCCAGGCCAGCAAAGGGCGGTCAATACATTACCTATCACGCCACCATATTGAGGGCCTGTCGCCATCATGGCAAAAAACACCAGATGCAGGGCGATAAGCACCACAAACACCAGATAGCCACTGAGGGAAAATCCACGTTTTTCTTGTACCATGATTCACTCCAATTGATATCACTTTGATATCAAATTTAGAGATGATTAAAAAAAGATCAATCAGCAATTTGTAAATCTTGTGTCAGAAACCCGCCAATAACGAAGCGCTGCCCAATAAATTAAATTGCAATTAGCTGTTTTTAATAAAAAAACACGGTTTACTCCGTGCTTTTTTATGGTGGTGAATGCTGACTAGAATCGGTATTTCACGTTCGCCGTGATTTGGCGCTGTTGGCCGTAGAAACAGTCCCCCCGCGCCAGGCAACTGGTGATAACCGTTCTGTCGCTGAGGTTATCGAGATTGAGCGTCATATCCCAACTCTCCCATTCGTAGCCCAGCATCATATCCCACATCTGATAGCTATCTGTCTGCAAAGCCCTGTGGGCATAGCTGCCATCCGGCAACAGCACATCCACGCTGCCATCTGACGTTTGCCCCACATACCGATAGCCCAGGCCCATCTTGAGCCCCGGCAGCCAATTATCAGGCCGATAGGTTGCCCACACAGACAGCATATTGTCCGGCATAGCGGCCAAACGCGCGCCCTGCTCGTACAGCTTGTCGGTGACCTTGATTTCAGAGTCGCTGTACGCATAGCTGCCGTACAGATCCCAGTGTTCCCACTCAAGCTGCGCCTCAAGTTCGATACCACGAATTTCCACCTCACCCAGCTGACTCATGGCATCCGGCGTATCCTGAGTCACCCGATTGGACTCTACAATGCGATAGCCGGCCAGAGTGATAAGGTGCTCAGTCCCCTCCGGCTGATACTTAATCCCCCCCTCCCACTGCTGACCTTCCCTTGGCTTATACACCTCACCGGACTTGGACACCCCGGCGATGGGATTGAACGACTCGGAATAGCTGACATAGGGCGAAATGCCGCCGCTGAAGGCATACATAAGCCCGGCCCTGGCGGTGGTGGCCGAAGGTGATGTCTTAATGCCGGCGGTGTTTTTCACATCCAGACTGTCGTGCCTGAGTCCCAGGCTGAGTACCCAGTCATTCCAGCGCATGGAGTCCTGCACATATAGGCCCAGCTGACGCTGGCTGGCACTGGGGTTATCCCTGATAACCTCATCACCGGGCAGGGTGACTTGCCCATACACAGGCTGGTAGACATCAATCAAACCACCCTGACCGGAGAGATAGGCGCTGTCGTTATCTGTCACCACATCCTGATAGTCGGTGCCAACCGTGACCCTGTGGGTTAAGGCCCCGGTGTCAAACTCACCGTGGAGCTGAAGATCTGTGGTGAAGGCACTGGCGCTGGCGTCGCTCAGGTACACAGAGCGCAGCAACTCGCGCTTGTTGTCCTGAAACTTGGGCGGCCAGGCATACAGGGTGCGGTATTCGGCGCTGGAGTCCATTTGCCTTGCTGCCCAGTTGAGCTGAAGTCCGGATTCAAACTCGTGCTCCAGCTTCAGGGTGACCGAGTGCTGCCGGGTATCGTATCTGTCCCATCCCGGCTCGCTGACAAAGCGCTCGCTGGGGATCTGGCCGTATTTGGCCGGTAACAGGGTGCCTTCGTGGGGGAAAAACTGGGTGCTGGATCCGGTGTGATTATCCTGAAAATAGGTCAGCAGGGTCAGCCTGGTATTGTCGGTCACATAAAAGCTGACGGAAGGCGCCACAAAGAAGGCATCGTCGGCCACGTGCTCGGTTTGGCTGTTGGCGTCGCGCACCAGCGCAGTCAGGCGGTAGAGTACATTGGCATCCTCATCGAAAGCGCCGGTAAAGTCACCGGCCAGCTGCTTGCGCTGATAATTGCCGAGCTGGGCCCAGATTTCGTTGCTGCGCGCCGCCGTGGGCTGCTTGGTGACCATATTGACTATGCCACCGGTGCTGCCCTGACCAAAGAGGACAGACGAAGGGCCCTTAAGAATTTCAACCTGTTGCAACAGATAAGGATTGGGGCGGGCATTGTTGTAGTTGCCAAACAGCAGCTGCAAACCATCGAGGTAGCTCACCGGCGCCACCGAGCGAATTTGCGACCAGTCGCCACGGGAGTCCATGCCGTAGGGGCCATTGTAAACACCGGCCACGTAACCCAGGGCATCCTGCAGTGTCTCGGCGCCCAGATCGGTAATGCGCTTTTCGGTGAGCACAGACACAGACACAGGGGTTTCGACCACGGGTACATTGCTCTTGCTGGCAGAGGCACTGACAAAGGAAATCAGGCCGCGGCTGCTCAACACCTGGATCCGCTCGATGTCGGTATTTTCCGTTTCATCCGCAGTCCTGGCATCGGATAACTCGCTCTGCTCTGGTGTCGCCTTCTTTTCAACCTGTGCGTCTGCCTGAACCTTTTCTGCAGCAAGCCAACATCGCCAGCCACAGCAGTGAATAGCCTTGGTGCTTAGTCGCTTTCATACATCCCCCGAATGAGTAACCCTGTTAAAATCGTCGGGAGATTATCATTTTGAGAATAATTCTCAATTGCAAAATAAGAAATTTACAAACCGCTGAAATCATGAAGATTGTAAAGAAGACTTCTGTGGTGATTGACCTGAAATTCACCCGGGATGCAGGCCATAAACAATGGCGACGTGCCATCAGGATAGCCACTCGAGAGCCAAAGCAATCAACATAAAGGCAACAAATGTACGCATTCCCTCTTGCCCGGTGGAAACCTAATGATAAAGTGTGACTCCCCATCCCCTGCAGCGGGAAAAAGTTGCAGGAAATTACAACAAAGGAATGAATAAGATGACTTTCCCCATTAAGCGCCTGCTTGCTGTTGCGTTGACTTCAGCGCTCCTGGGTGGCTGTGCCCCCTCTTCGTATCAGGTAAAGACGCCAGCCCCTTCCAACGCTGGCTACGCAAAAACCACCACCAATGAGTTTTCCCCGCTGCAACTTGTCGATATGCGCAGCGACAAGAAAACCTTCAGCTATGGCATACTCCCGGCCGAGCTGAAGCTCAATAAGGCGCCCCTTGCACCCGTGGCCTTTTTGCAGGAACACACGGATAAAGAGCTGGCGGCCCGGGGGATCAATCCAAGCGCCGTCGCAGCGCCGCTCAAAGTCGATGTGCTCAAGCTGGCGATGCGTAACCACCGCACCAATGCCTATACCCCTTTCATCACCTTCACCATGCTGAGTGCCGACGTGCATACGCCAGAAGGCATCAAGCGGGTGGGAGTGTTCGTTAAACGCGGCAAGGTACCTGTGTGGAGCTTCGATGAAATCATCGAGCCAACCCTGAACGAACCTCTGTCGCTGTTGGTAAAAGAATTTGCCGCCAAGGTGAATGCGCTGGTGTATCAGCAGCAGATTTCAGACGATGATGTGAATGCACTGATAGCCAAGACCAAACAATCAGATGATTATCTGGATGTGTATCAGCTTGGTTTTGGCAACAACAAAACTGCCGTGCCTTTCCTGAAAGAACTGCTCAAGTCAGACGAAGAATATGTGCGCCTGGCGGCCATTTCTTCTCTGGGTATTCTCGATGCCGAAGAAGAACTGGAAACCCTAAAAGGCGTGTTCGCCACTGCCGACAATTGGTCAGATAAAGCCATGGCCGTCAAAGCCATTGCCGACCTGAACCTGGAAGAGGGCAACCGCTTTATCCGTGACGTACAGTCAAGCTTCAAAGACAGCAAAGAAAAAGACTGGGGCAACATGCTGATTGGTTTGTACCTGTAATCCACGGAATACAGAGATTAAACCCATAAAAAAACCGGCCAGTTGGCCGGTTTTTTATTTGTTCACACAGCTTACGCCTGAGGACGCATAGCCGGGAACAGGATCACGTCACGAATGGTGTGAGTGTTGGTAAACAGCATCACCAGACGGTCGATACCAATGCCCTGACCGGCAGTGGGTGGCAGACCGTGTTCCAGCGCTGTGATGAAGTCAGCATCGTAGAACATGGCTTCGTCGTCACCGGCGTCCTTGGCTTCTACCTGCGCCTTGAAACGGTTGTCCTGATCTTCAGCATCGTTAAGCTCGCTGAAGCCGTTGGCCACTTCACGGCCACCGATGAAGAACTCGAAGCGGTCGGTGATGAAGTCGTTACCATCGCTGCGGCGGGCCAGAGGCGAAATGTCCGCTGGGTAGCCGGTGATGAAGGTAGGCTGCATCAGCTTGGGCTCGGCAGTCTCACCGAAGATTTCTTCCAGAAGCTGACCACAGCTCCAGAAGGATTCGGTTTCGATGCCCACGTCCTTGGCAAGCTTACGCATGAAGTCGATGTTCTTCACTTCTTCGTAGGTCATGGCCTGGATGGTGGCGTTGTCCGGGTTGTAGTGCTTGATGGCTTCCAGCATGCTCATACGGGTGTATGGGCCGCCGAAATCAATCACGTGCTCGCCGTAAGGCAGTTTGGTGTCACCCAGCAGTTCCTTGGCGATGCTGGAGAGCATCTCTTCGGTCAGATCGATAAGGTCGTTGTAATCGGCGTAGGCCATATAGAATTCCATCATGGTGAATTCCGGGTTATGGCGTGGCGACAGACCTTCGTTACGGAAGTTACGGTTGATTTCGAACACACGCTCAAAACCACCCACAACCAGACGCTTCAGGTACAGCTCCGGGGCAATACGCAGGTACATTTCGATGTCCAGCGCATTGTGATGGGTGACGAAAGGACGGGCAGAGGCGCCGCCTGGGATCACGTGCATCATTGGGGTTTCAACTTCCATGAACTCTTTTTTGATCATGAAGTTACGGATAGCAGCAACCACTTTTGAGCGCATTTTGAAGGCTTCACGTGAGTCTTCGTTCACGATGAGGTCAACATAACGCTGGCGGTAGCGGGTTTCCTGGTCGGTCAGACCGTGGAACTTTTCAGGCAGTGGGCGCAGCGCCTTGGTCAGCAGCTCGTAGCGCTCCATGTTCACATAGAGGTCGCCCTTGCCGGACAGGTGCAGGGTGCCTTCCACGCCGACGATGTCACCGATATCCAGACCGGCATAACGGTCTTTCAAGTCGGCCTGTACGCCTTTGTCGGCATAGGCCTGAATGCGGCCGGATACGTCCTGCAGTACCAGGAAGGGGCCACGCTTGGCCATTACACGGCCGGCGATGGCGGTTTGGAAACCCAGGGCTTCCAGCTCTTCCTTGGTCTTGTCACCGAACTGTGCCTGAAGTTCAGCGGCCTTGTGTTTACGGCGGAAGGTGTTCGGGTGACCATTGGCTGGGCAGTTCTTGCGGACGTGTTCCAGCTTGGCACGACGTTCAGCAATCAGCTTATTCTCGTCTTGGATGTGTTCAGTCATCGTCTCTTCTCGCAGTAAATTACAGC
The window above is part of the Shewanella litorisediminis genome. Proteins encoded here:
- a CDS encoding cobalamin-binding protein — its product is MLYAIGAGDAIVATTDHADYPEAAKAIPRIGGYYGIQMEQVLALKPDLIVTWEGGNRAEDLEMLKKFGFTLFHSNPKTLEQVGQELLALGKLTGREAQAQQVADDYLARLGAIRQEYAAKPKVRLFYQLWSQPLMTVGKGSWIEQIIQTCHGENVFLDTQGDYPQVSIETVLQKTPEVILRSQDEGNINGIDWQQWPEVPAVAKGHIYALDADLLHRAGPRAIDGVEVLCQALDKARQ
- the pyrC gene encoding dihydroorotase; the encoded protein is MTHLTLTRPDDWHIHLRDGESLADTVRDAGRYMGRAIVMPNLVPPVTNTEAAMAYYERIKAHSSTAFEPLMVLYLTDKTSPDEIRAAKASGKVVAAKLYPAGATTNSDSGVTDVRNIYGVLKAMEEEGLLLLVHGEVTDSAIDIFDRERIFIENILSKVVADFPGLKIVLEHITTKDAVDFVMSAGDNVAATITAHHLLYNRNHMLAGGIRPHFYCLPILKRNTHQQALLAAATSGSKKFFLGTDSAPHAKDKKEAACGCAGSYTAHAALELYAEAFEAEGALDKLEAFASFNGPDFYGLPRNADTVTLVKSPWQVPESYPLGGATVVPIRAGEIIGWKVED
- a CDS encoding SPFH domain-containing protein; amino-acid sequence: MVQEKRGFSLSGYLVFVVLIALHLVFFAMMATGPQYGGVIGNVLTALCWPGFFMVQPNQAKVLTLFGSYVGSVRNTGLRWTIPLFAKRTISLRIRNFESAKIKVNDNLGNPIEIATIVVWSVTDSAEAVFEVDDYESYVSIQSEAALRNMASSYAYDPQDENEVALRSHPQAIADKLKQEIQERLGRAGVTVLEARISHLAYAQEIASAMLQRQQATAIIAARAKIVEGAVGMVEMALERLKAQNVVELDEERKAVMVSNLLVVLCGDKSTQPVVNTGSLY
- a CDS encoding TonB-dependent siderophore receptor, with amino-acid sequence MLSSRGLISFVSASASKSNVPVVETPVSVSVLTEKRITDLGAETLQDALGYVAGVYNGPYGMDSRGDWSQIRSVAPVSYLDGLQLLFGNYNNARPNPYLLQQVEILKGPSSVLFGQGSTGGIVNMVTKQPTAARSNEIWAQLGNYQRKQLAGDFTGAFDEDANVLYRLTALVRDANSQTEHVADDAFFVAPSVSFYVTDNTRLTLLTYFQDNHTGSSTQFFPHEGTLLPAKYGQIPSERFVSEPGWDRYDTRQHSVTLKLEHEFESGLQLNWAARQMDSSAEYRTLYAWPPKFQDNKRELLRSVYLSDASASAFTTDLQLHGEFDTGALTHRVTVGTDYQDVVTDNDSAYLSGQGGLIDVYQPVYGQVTLPGDEVIRDNPSASQRQLGLYVQDSMRWNDWVLSLGLRHDSLDVKNTAGIKTSPSATTARAGLMYAFSGGISPYVSYSESFNPIAGVSKSGEVYKPREGQQWEGGIKYQPEGTEHLITLAGYRIVESNRVTQDTPDAMSQLGEVEIRGIELEAQLEWEHWDLYGSYAYSDSEIKVTDKLYEQGARLAAMPDNMLSVWATYRPDNWLPGLKMGLGYRYVGQTSDGSVDVLLPDGSYAHRALQTDSYQMWDMMLGYEWESWDMTLNLDNLSDRTVITSCLARGDCFYGQQRQITANVKYRF
- a CDS encoding HEAT repeat domain-containing protein — its product is MTFPIKRLLAVALTSALLGGCAPSSYQVKTPAPSNAGYAKTTTNEFSPLQLVDMRSDKKTFSYGILPAELKLNKAPLAPVAFLQEHTDKELAARGINPSAVAAPLKVDVLKLAMRNHRTNAYTPFITFTMLSADVHTPEGIKRVGVFVKRGKVPVWSFDEIIEPTLNEPLSLLVKEFAAKVNALVYQQQISDDDVNALIAKTKQSDDYLDVYQLGFGNNKTAVPFLKELLKSDEEYVRLAAISSLGILDAEEELETLKGVFATADNWSDKAMAVKAIADLNLEEGNRFIRDVQSSFKDSKEKDWGNMLIGLYL
- the lysS gene encoding lysine--tRNA ligase, giving the protein MTEHIQDENKLIAERRAKLEHVRKNCPANGHPNTFRRKHKAAELQAQFGDKTKEELEALGFQTAIAGRVMAKRGPFLVLQDVSGRIQAYADKGVQADLKDRYAGLDIGDIVGVEGTLHLSGKGDLYVNMERYELLTKALRPLPEKFHGLTDQETRYRQRYVDLIVNEDSREAFKMRSKVVAAIRNFMIKKEFMEVETPMMHVIPGGASARPFVTHHNALDIEMYLRIAPELYLKRLVVGGFERVFEINRNFRNEGLSPRHNPEFTMMEFYMAYADYNDLIDLTEEMLSSIAKELLGDTKLPYGEHVIDFGGPYTRMSMLEAIKHYNPDNATIQAMTYEEVKNIDFMRKLAKDVGIETESFWSCGQLLEEIFGETAEPKLMQPTFITGYPADISPLARRSDGNDFITDRFEFFIGGREVANGFSELNDAEDQDNRFKAQVEAKDAGDDEAMFYDADFITALEHGLPPTAGQGIGIDRLVMLFTNTHTIRDVILFPAMRPQA